In the Piscinibacter sp. XHJ-5 genome, one interval contains:
- a CDS encoding OmpA family protein — protein sequence MMPTTSTLRALRCAFFWASAALVAALCAGCAAPPAAAPSGNELPFDQAAMAATDALVAQTQKMPAFLAKVESKLLKRGLVIDPMLEGATGQQTALTQQLEKRVMERIASQHEQFEVLPFRAAGIAKAQLLLTGTLTRAQTDRPRSPLRINLALVDLKAGTVLAQSSALAADSGLDNSPLAYWRDSPILVKDKVVEGYVRTAASAAGQRADPVYFERVSTAALIDEATTLYNGERYQDSLTQYRQALSTPAGEQMRVLNGIYLNNVKLGRMTEAEQAFGKVVALGIAYNQLGVKFLFNPGGTEFWSDPKVSSAYGMWLRQIARESTAAKVCMSIVGHTSRTGSEPVNDALSLQRATYIKQRLASEAAELAGRTKAQGMGFRENIVGSGTDNVVDALDRRVEFKIVPCG from the coding sequence ATGATGCCGACCACATCGACGCTGCGCGCACTTCGGTGCGCATTTTTCTGGGCCTCTGCCGCGCTGGTCGCCGCGCTCTGCGCCGGCTGCGCGGCACCTCCCGCGGCCGCGCCCTCGGGCAACGAGCTTCCCTTCGATCAGGCGGCGATGGCAGCCACCGACGCGCTGGTGGCGCAGACGCAGAAAATGCCCGCCTTCCTCGCCAAGGTCGAGTCGAAGCTCCTCAAGCGCGGCCTCGTCATCGACCCGATGCTCGAAGGGGCCACCGGTCAGCAGACCGCCCTCACGCAGCAGCTGGAAAAGCGCGTCATGGAACGCATCGCATCCCAGCACGAGCAGTTCGAGGTCCTTCCCTTTCGCGCCGCCGGCATCGCGAAGGCGCAGCTGCTGCTGACCGGCACGCTGACGCGCGCGCAGACCGACCGCCCGCGCAGTCCCCTGCGCATCAACCTCGCGCTGGTCGACCTGAAGGCCGGCACGGTGCTCGCGCAGTCGTCGGCGCTCGCGGCCGACAGCGGCCTGGACAACAGCCCGCTCGCCTATTGGCGCGACAGCCCGATCCTCGTGAAGGACAAGGTCGTCGAGGGCTACGTCCGCACCGCCGCCTCCGCCGCCGGCCAGCGCGCCGACCCGGTGTACTTCGAGCGCGTGTCGACCGCCGCGCTGATCGATGAAGCAACCACGCTCTACAACGGCGAGCGCTACCAGGACTCGCTGACCCAGTACCGCCAGGCGCTGTCCACGCCGGCCGGCGAGCAGATGCGCGTGCTCAACGGCATCTATCTCAACAACGTCAAGCTCGGCCGCATGACCGAGGCCGAGCAGGCCTTCGGCAAGGTGGTGGCGCTGGGCATCGCGTACAACCAGCTCGGGGTGAAGTTCCTGTTCAACCCCGGCGGCACGGAGTTCTGGTCCGACCCCAAGGTGAGTTCCGCCTACGGCATGTGGCTGCGGCAGATCGCGCGCGAGAGCACTGCCGCGAAGGTGTGCATGAGCATCGTCGGCCACACCAGCCGCACCGGCTCCGAGCCGGTCAACGATGCGCTGTCGCTGCAGCGGGCCACGTACATCAAGCAGCGCCTCGCCAGCGAGGCCGCCGAGCTGGCCGGGCGCACCAAGGCGCAGGGCATGGGGTTTCGCGAGAACATCGTCGGCAGCGGCACCGACAACGTCGTCGACGCGCTCGATCGGCGCGTCGAGTTCAAGATCGTGCCTTGCGGGTGA
- a CDS encoding class III extradiol ring-cleavage dioxygenase yields the protein MATTTLPSIFVSHGSPMIALEPREAGAFMERLGRRLGRPDAIVAISAHTTAREPLLLAGAQHQAVYDFGGFDPKLFTLRYDAPGAPALAPRVADLLQAADLPAHVLDEAGLDHGIWTSLRYLFPEADIPVLPLAFVATQSPAQQFRLGEALAPLRREGVLVLGTGSITHNLRRVFAGGLRSPADQPEIPESAAFRDWMLGQASVRDWEALFDYRRRAPYAVDMHPTDEHLLPWFVAAGAGGRDSTPVRLHDSVTHGSLGMDMYAFGEQAAALA from the coding sequence ATGGCCACGACCACCCTTCCGTCCATCTTCGTCTCCCACGGCTCGCCGATGATCGCGCTGGAGCCCCGCGAGGCCGGCGCGTTCATGGAGCGCCTCGGCCGCCGGCTGGGCCGACCCGACGCCATCGTCGCGATCTCGGCCCACACCACGGCGCGCGAGCCGCTGCTCCTGGCCGGGGCGCAGCACCAGGCGGTGTACGACTTCGGCGGCTTCGATCCCAAGCTGTTCACCCTGCGCTACGACGCGCCCGGCGCGCCGGCGCTGGCGCCGCGGGTCGCCGACCTGCTGCAGGCGGCGGACCTGCCGGCGCACGTGCTGGACGAGGCCGGCCTGGACCACGGCATCTGGACTTCGCTGCGCTACCTGTTTCCCGAGGCCGACATCCCGGTGCTGCCGCTCGCCTTCGTGGCGACGCAGTCGCCTGCGCAGCAGTTCCGCCTCGGCGAAGCGCTGGCGCCGCTGCGCCGGGAAGGCGTGCTCGTGCTCGGCACCGGCAGCATCACCCACAACCTGCGCCGGGTCTTCGCCGGCGGCCTGCGGTCGCCGGCGGACCAGCCCGAGATCCCCGAGAGCGCTGCCTTCCGCGACTGGATGCTGGGCCAGGCCAGCGTGCGCGACTGGGAGGCGCTGTTCGACTACCGCCGGCGCGCGCCCTACGCCGTCGACATGCACCCGACCGACGAGCACCTGCTGCCCTGGTTCGTCGCCGCCGGCGCAGGCGGGCGCGACAGCACGCCGGTCCGGCTGCACGACAGCGTGACGCACGGGTCGCTGGGAATGGACATGTACGCGTTCGGGGAGCAAGCAGCGGCGCTGGCCTAG
- a CDS encoding serine/threonine-protein kinase: MAEGPPTASRQARPGEHGQFVGSSSFLGHTLPEGTRIGGLQITGLIGEGGFGIVYLAYDESLQREVAVKEYMPSSLASRATGSQDVTVKSERHRETFEAGLRSFVNEARLLARFDHPSLLKVYRFWQANGTAYMAMPYYEGMTLKATLAAMPQPPEEERLREWLMPLLDALTVMHQASCFHRDIAPDNILLTRDGPLLLDFGAARRVIGDMTHALTVVLKPGYAPIEQYGDTPHMQQGAWTDLYALACVVYYAVTGRTPMSSVERMMTGDALEPLSRVAHGRYSAGFLSAIDKALAILPKDRPQDVAQFRALLDAGRRAPARPSRDVSVIASVPPRPLPAAPAAAPAAASPWSDGTTVVGERSLRALSWLTGHRALWLGGAGGVVLLTAAPMLMVRIDGATSDSAAPAAAAPAPAPTPRVEPSAATPASVIEAAAPPAPAPAVAVPEPVPAPVEPVTPTAAAGTAEAPGNVPPDATTAAAEALGLPASAAAAARPREAPRRSARVTAAAPPTMKARPAQCSDILQKASLEPLTADEAAFLRRECR; encoded by the coding sequence ATGGCTGAGGGGCCTCCCACCGCTTCGCGCCAAGCGCGCCCGGGCGAACACGGACAGTTCGTCGGCAGCTCGTCGTTTCTCGGCCATACGCTGCCCGAGGGCACACGCATCGGCGGGCTGCAGATCACCGGCCTGATCGGCGAAGGCGGCTTCGGCATCGTCTACCTCGCCTACGACGAGTCGCTGCAGCGCGAGGTCGCCGTCAAGGAGTACATGCCGTCCTCGCTGGCCTCGCGTGCGACCGGCTCCCAGGACGTCACGGTGAAGTCCGAGCGCCACCGCGAGACCTTCGAAGCCGGCCTCAGGAGCTTCGTCAACGAGGCACGGCTGCTCGCCAGGTTCGACCATCCCTCGCTGCTGAAGGTCTATCGCTTCTGGCAGGCCAACGGCACGGCCTACATGGCGATGCCCTACTACGAAGGCATGACGCTGAAGGCCACGCTGGCGGCGATGCCCCAGCCGCCCGAGGAGGAGCGGCTGCGCGAATGGCTGATGCCGCTGCTGGACGCGCTGACGGTGATGCACCAGGCGAGCTGCTTCCACCGCGACATCGCGCCGGACAACATCCTGCTCACGCGCGACGGTCCGCTGCTGCTCGACTTCGGCGCCGCGCGGCGCGTCATCGGCGACATGACGCATGCGCTGACGGTGGTGCTCAAGCCGGGCTACGCGCCGATCGAGCAGTACGGCGACACGCCGCACATGCAGCAAGGCGCGTGGACCGACCTGTACGCGCTGGCCTGTGTCGTCTACTACGCCGTCACCGGCCGCACGCCGATGTCGTCGGTGGAGCGCATGATGACCGGCGACGCGCTCGAGCCGCTGTCGCGCGTGGCGCACGGCCGCTACAGCGCAGGCTTCCTGAGCGCGATCGACAAGGCGCTGGCGATCCTGCCGAAGGACCGGCCGCAGGACGTCGCGCAGTTTCGCGCGCTGCTCGACGCCGGCCGGCGGGCGCCGGCCAGGCCGTCCCGGGACGTGAGCGTCATCGCCTCGGTGCCGCCGCGGCCGCTGCCGGCCGCACCGGCCGCCGCACCCGCCGCGGCCTCGCCATGGAGCGACGGCACGACCGTGGTGGGCGAGAGGTCCTTGCGTGCGCTGTCATGGCTGACCGGCCATCGTGCCCTGTGGCTCGGCGGTGCGGGCGGCGTGGTCCTGTTGACAGCGGCGCCGATGCTGATGGTGCGCATCGATGGCGCGACGAGCGACAGTGCGGCGCCTGCCGCAGCCGCGCCCGCGCCCGCGCCGACACCGAGGGTCGAGCCCTCGGCCGCAACGCCGGCATCAGTGATCGAGGCCGCAGCGCCGCCCGCGCCCGCCCCGGCGGTGGCGGTCCCCGAGCCGGTGCCGGCGCCAGTGGAGCCCGTCACGCCGACGGCCGCTGCCGGCACCGCCGAAGCGCCGGGAAACGTCCCCCCGGACGCGACCACCGCAGCCGCCGAAGCCCTCGGCCTGCCGGCGTCCGCGGCCGCCGCCGCGAGGCCGCGCGAAGCACCTCGGCGCAGTGCGCGCGTCACCGCCGCCGCACCCCCTACGATGAAGGCGAGGCCCGCGCAGTGCAGTGATATTCTGCAAAAGGCCTCTCTCGAGCCCCTGACGGCCGACGAGGCAGCGTTCTTGAGGAGGGAGTGCAGATGA
- a CDS encoding BMP family ABC transporter substrate-binding protein encodes MLQNLARGSIAALLAALAALPVHGAPLKVGFVYVSPIGEAGWTYQHDLGRRAMQQALGDQAEVTVVEAVAEGPDSERVMRDLAAQGHGLVFATSFGYLEPALRVAAQFPEVKFEHAGGYKTAPNLNTYNARYYEARYLAGLLAGKTSKGGIAGYVAGFPVPEVIQGINAFAIGMREANPQAQVKVLWLNSWFDPAREREAALTLIHQGADVLTNHSGSPAVAQTAQEQGVKLVAYQSDMRRFAPQAQLTAIVHQWGGYYTRAARAVIAGTWKPQPVWGGLKDGFITLAPYGADVPKDVVALVEAKRRAIVEGSFKPFGKLSDAQIAAMDSFVPGVSGAVPK; translated from the coding sequence ATGCTTCAAAACCTCGCCCGCGGCAGCATCGCCGCGTTGCTCGCGGCGCTCGCCGCACTCCCGGTCCACGGCGCGCCCCTGAAAGTCGGCTTCGTCTACGTCTCGCCGATCGGCGAGGCCGGCTGGACCTACCAGCACGACCTGGGGCGGCGCGCGATGCAGCAGGCCCTCGGCGACCAGGCGGAGGTCACCGTGGTCGAGGCGGTGGCCGAGGGCCCCGACTCGGAGCGCGTGATGCGCGACCTTGCGGCACAGGGCCATGGCCTCGTCTTCGCGACCAGCTTCGGCTACCTGGAGCCTGCGCTGCGTGTCGCGGCGCAGTTTCCCGAGGTGAAGTTCGAGCATGCCGGCGGCTACAAGACCGCGCCCAACCTCAACACCTACAACGCCCGCTACTACGAGGCGCGCTACCTCGCCGGCCTGCTGGCCGGCAAGACGAGCAAGGGCGGCATCGCGGGCTATGTGGCCGGCTTCCCGGTCCCCGAGGTCATCCAGGGCATCAACGCCTTCGCCATCGGCATGCGTGAAGCGAATCCCCAGGCCCAGGTGAAGGTGCTGTGGCTCAACTCCTGGTTCGATCCGGCGCGTGAGCGCGAGGCGGCGCTGACGCTGATCCACCAGGGCGCCGACGTGCTGACCAACCACAGCGGATCGCCGGCGGTGGCGCAGACCGCGCAGGAGCAGGGCGTGAAGCTCGTCGCGTACCAAAGCGACATGCGCCGCTTCGCGCCGCAGGCGCAGCTCACCGCCATCGTCCACCAATGGGGCGGCTACTACACCCGGGCGGCCCGCGCCGTGATCGCGGGCACCTGGAAGCCGCAGCCGGTGTGGGGCGGGCTGAAGGACGGGTTCATCACGCTGGCGCCCTATGGCGCGGACGTGCCGAAGGACGTGGTCGCGCTGGTCGAAGCGAAGCGCCGGGCGATCGTCGAGGGCAGCTTCAAGCCCTTCGGCAAGCTGAGCGATGCGCAGATCGCGGCAATGGATTCGTTCGTGCCGGGGGTGTCGGGCGCGGTGCCCAAGTAG
- a CDS encoding GNAT family N-acetyltransferase, translating into MTLPRMLRAASRLVTARLLLQAPDAALAPEVLDFLWRNQAHFARWDPPAPADFFTLRLQRARLLRGMQEFRAGTAVRYWLRLREDPAGVVGQVHFSSIVRGAFQSAMLGYQIDQALEGQGLMREALQAGIAEMFSPRVHLHRLQAAHRPENSRSAAVLAALGFERIGVSRDYLFIDGAWRDHVLNALVNRQFISVP; encoded by the coding sequence GTGACGCTTCCGCGCATGCTGCGCGCCGCGTCCCGGCTGGTCACGGCCCGCCTGCTGCTGCAGGCGCCCGATGCGGCGCTGGCGCCGGAGGTGCTCGACTTCCTGTGGCGCAACCAGGCTCACTTCGCACGCTGGGATCCGCCGGCGCCGGCCGACTTCTTCACGCTGCGCCTGCAGCGCGCCCGCCTGCTGCGCGGCATGCAGGAGTTCCGCGCCGGCACCGCGGTGCGCTACTGGCTGCGACTGCGCGAGGATCCGGCCGGCGTCGTGGGCCAGGTGCACTTCTCGTCCATCGTGCGCGGTGCCTTCCAGAGCGCGATGCTCGGCTACCAGATCGATCAGGCGCTCGAAGGCCAGGGGCTGATGCGCGAAGCGCTGCAGGCGGGCATCGCCGAGATGTTCTCGCCGCGCGTGCACCTGCATCGCCTGCAGGCGGCGCATCGCCCGGAGAACAGCCGCAGTGCCGCCGTGCTCGCCGCGCTGGGCTTCGAGCGCATAGGCGTCTCGCGGGACTATCTGTTCATCGACGGCGCATGGCGCGACCATGTGCTCAACGCGCTGGTGAATCGGCAGTTCATCAGCGTGCCGTGA